A region of Deltaproteobacteria bacterium DNA encodes the following proteins:
- the carB gene encoding carbamoyl-phosphate synthase large subunit, with translation MPKRTDIHKILIIGSGPIVIGQACEFDYSGTQACKALKEEGYEIVLVNSNPATIMTDPETAHRTYIEPITPEIVARIIERERPQAILPTLGGQTGLNTAIGVARTGILDALNVEMIGASIPVIHKAEDREQFRDAMTRIGLRVPESGIARDMETARAVAEQIGYPIIIRASFTLGGFGSGVAYNREEMEQLARVGLDASMISEIIMEQSLLGWKEYELEVMRDFHDNVVIICSIENLDPMGVHTGDSITVAPAQTLSDWEYQRMRDAAIAIIREIGVETGGSNIQFAIDPQNGDMVVIEMNPRVSRSSALASKATGFPIAKIAAKLAVGYTLDEIPNDITRETLAAFEPTIDYCVVKIPRWTFEKFHGTQDLLTTSMKSVGETMAIGRTFKEALQKAVRSLEIGRFGMARDGSRTRRARPDRHQIEDRLIHPNSNRLFYVYEALEQGVSIDRIHELTRIDPWFLFHIHAIQKMHHRLKEMAKKRFLPDAWDADVMREVKACGFSDAQIAAIFGWEEQAIRDTRKKQGVVPVYKSVDTCAAEFEAYTPYYYSTYEQENEIQTSGRRKVIILGGGPNRIGQGIEFDYCCVQASMALREMGIESIMVNSNPETVSTDYDTSDRLYFEPLTVEDVLHIVEQEQPEGVIVQFGGQTPLNIAGELSRAGVPILGTSPENIDRAEDREHFQKLLRKLGILQPANGTAANKKEALRVAERIGYPVVVRPSFVLGGRAMEIVYDRKGLEFYMGEAVQVSPGKPILIDSFLEAATEIDVDAISDGTDTVVAGIMEHIEEAGIHSGDSACVLPAISLSSEVLEKIKTQTRAIARELNVVGLMNIQYAVKGGAVYILEVNPRGSRTIPFVSKATGISLAKLATRVILGEKLKDLGLANEITPNHISVKESVFPFARFPGVDSILGPEMKSTGEVMGIDQSFGLAFAKAQLAAGQKLPLSGTVFISVKDDDKKPMLYTASRFHSLGFEIVATGGTSKFLQHHRIPSRRVNKVREGRPHVVDMIKNGEIALVINTTGSKKAVTESFSIRNAALAFNIPYTTTLSGATATALAVEAMMEGELEVRTLQEYHGEAQGAGSKT, from the coding sequence ATGCCCAAACGCACAGACATCCATAAGATCCTCATCATCGGCTCCGGGCCCATTGTCATCGGGCAGGCGTGCGAATTCGACTATTCAGGGACCCAGGCCTGCAAGGCCCTGAAGGAAGAGGGCTATGAGATCGTCCTGGTCAACAGCAATCCCGCCACCATCATGACCGACCCTGAGACGGCCCACCGCACCTATATCGAACCGATCACCCCCGAAATCGTAGCCAGGATCATTGAACGGGAGCGTCCCCAGGCCATCCTGCCGACCCTCGGGGGACAGACCGGTCTCAATACGGCCATCGGCGTGGCCAGGACCGGCATCCTCGATGCCCTGAACGTGGAGATGATCGGGGCGTCCATCCCGGTCATCCACAAGGCCGAAGACAGGGAGCAGTTCCGCGACGCCATGACCCGGATCGGGCTCAGGGTCCCTGAGAGCGGAATCGCCAGGGACATGGAAACAGCCAGGGCCGTGGCCGAACAGATCGGATATCCGATCATCATCCGGGCCAGCTTCACCCTGGGCGGTTTCGGGAGCGGCGTGGCCTACAACCGGGAGGAGATGGAGCAGCTCGCCCGGGTGGGGCTGGACGCCAGCATGATCTCCGAGATCATCATGGAGCAATCCCTGCTGGGGTGGAAAGAATATGAGCTGGAGGTCATGCGCGATTTCCATGACAATGTGGTCATTATCTGCTCCATAGAGAACCTCGATCCCATGGGCGTCCACACGGGCGACAGCATTACCGTGGCCCCGGCCCAGACCCTCTCCGATTGGGAATATCAGCGGATGAGAGATGCGGCCATCGCCATTATCCGGGAGATCGGGGTGGAAACGGGCGGCTCCAACATCCAGTTCGCCATCGATCCTCAAAACGGCGATATGGTGGTCATCGAGATGAATCCGCGGGTATCCCGGAGTTCGGCCCTGGCCTCCAAGGCCACAGGGTTTCCCATCGCCAAGATTGCGGCCAAACTGGCGGTCGGATATACCCTGGACGAGATCCCCAACGACATCACCCGGGAGACCCTGGCCGCGTTCGAGCCCACCATCGACTATTGCGTGGTCAAGATCCCCCGTTGGACCTTTGAGAAGTTCCACGGAACCCAGGACCTCCTGACCACCTCCATGAAATCGGTGGGCGAAACCATGGCCATCGGCCGGACCTTCAAGGAGGCCCTCCAGAAGGCGGTCCGGTCCCTGGAGATCGGGCGGTTCGGCATGGCGAGGGACGGCAGCCGCACGCGCAGAGCCCGTCCGGACCGTCATCAGATAGAAGATCGACTGATCCACCCCAATTCAAATCGTCTTTTCTATGTCTACGAAGCCCTTGAACAGGGCGTTTCCATAGATAGAATTCACGAGCTGACCCGGATCGATCCCTGGTTTCTCTTCCACATCCACGCTATCCAGAAGATGCACCACCGGTTGAAGGAGATGGCCAAAAAGAGATTCTTGCCGGATGCATGGGATGCGGATGTCATGAGAGAGGTGAAGGCCTGCGGGTTCTCCGATGCCCAGATCGCCGCCATCTTCGGATGGGAGGAACAGGCAATACGGGATACCAGAAAGAAACAGGGGGTCGTGCCCGTGTACAAATCGGTGGATACCTGCGCAGCCGAATTCGAGGCCTATACCCCTTACTACTATTCCACATACGAGCAGGAAAACGAGATTCAGACCTCCGGCAGAAGGAAGGTCATCATTCTGGGCGGGGGACCCAACCGGATCGGCCAGGGGATCGAGTTTGACTACTGCTGCGTGCAGGCCTCCATGGCCCTCAGGGAGATGGGGATCGAGAGTATCATGGTCAACAGCAACCCCGAGACCGTGAGCACCGACTATGACACCTCCGACAGGCTCTATTTCGAGCCCCTGACCGTGGAGGATGTCCTTCACATCGTGGAACAGGAACAACCGGAGGGGGTGATCGTCCAGTTCGGGGGCCAGACGCCCCTCAATATCGCGGGGGAACTGAGCCGGGCCGGAGTCCCCATACTGGGAACCAGTCCGGAGAACATCGATCGGGCAGAGGACCGGGAGCACTTCCAAAAACTCCTCAGGAAGCTGGGGATCCTCCAGCCGGCAAACGGCACGGCCGCCAACAAGAAGGAGGCACTCCGGGTGGCCGAGAGGATCGGGTATCCGGTGGTGGTCAGACCCTCGTTCGTCCTGGGGGGCCGGGCCATGGAGATCGTCTATGACCGGAAAGGCCTCGAATTCTATATGGGGGAGGCCGTTCAGGTCTCTCCAGGGAAACCGATCCTCATCGACAGCTTCCTGGAGGCGGCCACCGAGATCGATGTGGACGCCATCTCGGACGGGACCGATACGGTGGTGGCCGGGATCATGGAACACATCGAAGAGGCAGGGATCCACAGCGGAGACAGCGCCTGCGTTCTCCCGGCCATCTCATTGTCCTCCGAGGTCCTGGAAAAAATCAAGACCCAAACGCGGGCCATTGCTCGTGAATTGAATGTGGTGGGGCTCATGAACATCCAGTATGCGGTCAAAGGGGGGGCTGTCTATATCCTGGAGGTCAATCCGAGGGGTTCCAGAACAATCCCCTTTGTCAGCAAGGCGACCGGCATTTCCCTGGCAAAGCTGGCCACGCGGGTCATCCTGGGCGAGAAATTGAAAGATCTGGGTCTGGCGAATGAAATCACGCCGAACCACATCTCGGTGAAGGAGTCGGTATTTCCCTTTGCCCGGTTTCCCGGGGTGGATTCGATCCTGGGGCCAGAAATGAAATCCACCGGCGAGGTCATGGGGATCGACCAGTCCTTCGGTCTGGCCTTTGCCAAGGCCCAACTGGCGGCCGGGCAAAAACTCCCCTTATCCGGGACTGTCTTTATCAGTGTCAAGGACGATGACAAGAAGCCCATGCTCTATACAGCCTCCCGCTTTCACAGCCTGGGATTCGAGATCGTGGCCACCGGCGGGACATCAAAATTTCTGCAGCACCATCGGATCCCCAGCAGGCGGGTCAACAAGGTGAGAGAGGGGAGACCGCACGTGGTGGACATGATCAAGAATGGCGAGATCGCCCTGGTGATCAACACCACGGGGAGCAAGAAGGCCGTGACCGAGTCCTTTTCCATCCGGAATGCGGCCCTGGCATTCAATATCCCCTACACCACCACCCTCTCCGGGGCCACGGCCACGGCCCTGGCCGTGGAGGCCATGATGGAAGGGGAGCTCGAGGTAAGGACATTGCAGGAATACCATGGGGAGGCGCAGGGAGCAGGGAGCAAGACGTGA
- the hisF gene encoding imidazole glycerol phosphate synthase subunit HisF — protein sequence MLSKRIIPCLDVRNGKTTKGIRFKENVDIGDPVDMGRYYFEEGADEIVFYDITASNEGRDIMIDVVSRVAEAIFIPFSVGGGVRSLEDMRKVLLAGAEKVSVNSAAVKDPEIISRGAEAFGSQCMVLGMDVKRVAPSDAIPSGYEMVINGGRTDTGLDALAWALRAEALGAGEICLNSIDADGTQTGYELTLTALISEHVGIPVIASGGAGSIDHIYEVLTKGKADAALVASIVHYNTYSVREIKDALHARGVKVRMTW from the coding sequence ATGCTGAGTAAACGGATCATCCCCTGCCTGGACGTGCGGAACGGAAAGACCACCAAGGGGATCCGGTTCAAAGAGAACGTGGATATCGGCGATCCGGTGGACATGGGCCGCTATTATTTCGAAGAGGGGGCCGACGAGATCGTGTTCTACGACATCACCGCCTCAAACGAGGGCCGGGACATCATGATCGATGTGGTCAGCCGGGTGGCCGAGGCGATCTTTATCCCCTTTTCCGTGGGCGGAGGGGTCCGGTCCCTGGAGGACATGCGGAAGGTCCTTCTGGCCGGGGCGGAAAAGGTCAGCGTCAACTCGGCCGCGGTCAAAGATCCGGAGATCATTTCCCGAGGCGCAGAGGCATTCGGAAGCCAGTGCATGGTTCTGGGCATGGACGTGAAACGGGTGGCGCCCTCTGACGCCATCCCGTCCGGGTACGAGATGGTCATTAACGGCGGCCGGACCGATACGGGTCTGGATGCCCTGGCCTGGGCCCTGCGTGCGGAGGCCCTGGGTGCCGGTGAAATCTGCCTCAACTCCATCGATGCGGACGGCACCCAAACCGGCTATGAACTGACACTGACCGCGCTTATTTCCGAACACGTCGGTATCCCGGTGATCGCCTCCGGCGGCGCGGGGAGCATCGATCACATTTATGAGGTCCTCACAAAAGGGAAGGCCGATGCCGCCCTGGTGGCCTCTATCGTTCACTACAATACCTATTCTGTCAGGGAGATCAAGGACGCCCTTCACGCCCGGGGGGTGAAGGTCAGAATGACGTGGTGA
- a CDS encoding GntR family transcriptional regulator has protein sequence MLQIHSIVDNVRKYLLGQILHGELHPGQQVKEQEIASALGISRPPIREALKFLEAEGLILRKPNRGAFVATITEHDAWEIYTLKCSLYEMATRLAFEKISKLNLEKWEKVVEGMEKCVLSESPDVIRYQSLNKEFHDIMFQISGHQRLQKISQMLHHQMNRFSCVSLMDEAHLKGSLSYHQEILDAIKEGDMERTIRITREHILKGLEIVQEIIAGESASKNPAGETGPLKGTVDHPPEYAGGII, from the coding sequence ATGTTGCAGATCCACAGCATCGTCGACAATGTAAGAAAATATCTGCTTGGCCAAATTCTTCATGGAGAATTGCATCCCGGGCAGCAGGTGAAGGAACAGGAGATCGCATCCGCTTTAGGGATCAGCCGGCCCCCCATCAGGGAGGCGCTGAAATTCCTGGAGGCAGAGGGATTGATCCTGAGGAAACCGAATAGGGGGGCCTTTGTGGCCACCATCACCGAACATGATGCATGGGAGATTTATACCCTCAAGTGCAGTCTGTATGAAATGGCCACCCGACTGGCATTTGAAAAAATTTCCAAATTAAACCTGGAGAAATGGGAAAAGGTGGTGGAGGGGATGGAAAAATGTGTCTTGTCCGAATCCCCCGACGTCATCAGGTACCAGTCCCTTAATAAGGAATTCCACGACATTATGTTTCAGATCTCCGGCCATCAGCGCCTTCAAAAGATCTCTCAAATGCTTCACCACCAAATGAATCGATTCAGTTGCGTATCCCTGATGGATGAAGCCCATCTTAAGGGATCCCTTTCGTACCACCAGGAAATTCTGGATGCCATTAAGGAAGGGGATATGGAACGCACCATCCGGATCACCCGGGAACATATCCTGAAAGGTCTGGAAATCGTTCAAGAGATCATCGCCGGAGAATCGGCTTCAAAGAACCCTGCAGGGGAGACGGGCCCACTAAAGGGAACCGTCGATCATCCCCCCGAATACGCGGGCGGTATTATTTAG
- the carA gene encoding glutamine-hydrolyzing carbamoyl-phosphate synthase small subunit — protein MKTLLALEDGTLFHGRSFTGHCDAVGEMVFNTSMSGYQEILTDPSYCGQMVTMTYPLIGSYGVNHEDVESARIQVRALLVKEYQEYPSNYRSEKGLADYLTEAGIPGIQGIDTRALTRHIRTRGAMKAALSTRDLDPDSLVEKARQSPDMTGLDLAKAVTCREPMLWQDNGLSSIATGLPDFQWPEETGSLRIAAMDYGIKYNILRSLEKRGCTILVLPADTDSRAIDRLAPDGLFLSNGPGDPAPVSYAVDMIRHQMGRRPIFGICLGHQLIGLALGGKTFKLKFGHHGANQPVKELTTGRVEITAQNHGFCVDMDSLNDSDIEISHMNLNDNTVEGLVHKKLPLFSVQYHPEASPGPHDAGYLFDRFVEMVKTGKG, from the coding sequence ATGAAAACACTGCTCGCATTGGAAGACGGTACCCTGTTTCATGGCCGCTCCTTTACCGGTCATTGTGACGCCGTGGGCGAGATGGTCTTCAATACCAGCATGTCCGGATATCAGGAGATCCTGACCGATCCCTCCTACTGCGGCCAGATGGTAACCATGACCTACCCCCTGATCGGTAGCTACGGGGTAAACCACGAGGATGTGGAGTCGGCCCGGATACAGGTGAGGGCGCTCCTGGTAAAGGAGTACCAGGAATATCCCAGCAATTATCGATCTGAAAAGGGCCTGGCCGATTACCTGACAGAGGCAGGCATTCCAGGGATCCAAGGGATCGACACCCGGGCCCTCACCCGGCATATCCGGACGCGGGGGGCCATGAAGGCCGCCCTCTCCACCCGGGATCTGGATCCCGATTCCCTGGTGGAAAAGGCGAGGCAGTCCCCGGACATGACGGGCCTCGACCTGGCCAAAGCGGTCACGTGCCGGGAACCGATGCTGTGGCAAGACAACGGGCTGTCCAGTATCGCCACCGGGCTCCCGGACTTCCAGTGGCCTGAAGAAACAGGATCTTTGCGAATCGCGGCCATGGATTACGGCATCAAATATAATATTCTCCGATCCCTGGAGAAGCGGGGCTGCACCATCCTGGTCCTTCCTGCGGATACGGACAGCCGGGCCATCGACCGGCTGGCCCCGGACGGCCTTTTCCTCAGCAACGGCCCCGGAGACCCGGCACCGGTCTCCTATGCCGTGGATATGATCCGCCATCAGATGGGCCGCAGACCCATCTTCGGGATCTGCCTGGGCCATCAACTGATCGGCCTGGCTTTAGGGGGGAAGACCTTTAAACTCAAGTTCGGCCATCACGGGGCCAACCAGCCGGTCAAGGAACTGACCACCGGCCGGGTGGAGATCACGGCCCAAAATCACGGCTTCTGCGTGGATATGGACTCCCTTAACGACTCGGACATCGAGATCAGCCACATGAACCTTAATGACAACACCGTGGAAGGTCTGGTTCACAAAAAACTGCCGCTCTTTTCCGTCCAATATCACCCCGAGGCCTCGCCCGGCCCACACGACGCAGGGTACCTGTTCGACAGGTTTGTGGAGATGGTGAAGACGGGCAAGGGGTGA
- the purF gene encoding amidophosphoribosyltransferase: MNQTSRTDPIEKRPGRPKDECGVFAVYGHEEAAKMAYFGLYALQHRGQESTGIVVSDGTRIFEHKAMGLVPEVFTEETLNRLPGHIALGHVRYSTTGSSLLVNAQPFRVQYSGQSFAVAHNGNILNARQIRSELEDSGSIFQTTMDSEVVLHLIARHYRMGLEQAMIQAMMRMRGAYSMVVMTEKGLIAAKDPNGFRPLCLGRLNSGYVVASETCALDLVEAEFIREIEPGEIVIIDDQGLKTVPSGIPSHKSQCIFELIYFARPDSRVFGQNVYMFRKRQGELLAKEYPIEADLVMPFPDSGNYAAIGYAQASGIPFEMGMIRNHYVGRTFIQPSQNMRDFGVKVKLNPVRELLKGQRVIIMEDSIIRGTTARSRVQTLRRIGAREVHMLVSCPPHCFPCHYGIDFSTKGELIAARKSVEEIRDFAGLDSLGYLSIDSLKQAIDIPEDDLCLACFNGRYPVPIDEAFSKYCLEPA, from the coding sequence ATGAATCAGACAAGCAGAACCGATCCGATCGAAAAGCGTCCCGGCCGACCCAAAGACGAATGCGGGGTCTTTGCGGTGTACGGGCATGAAGAGGCGGCCAAGATGGCCTATTTCGGCCTCTATGCCCTTCAGCACCGGGGCCAGGAGAGCACCGGGATTGTGGTATCGGACGGGACCCGAATCTTCGAACACAAGGCCATGGGTCTGGTGCCGGAGGTCTTCACCGAAGAGACCCTCAACCGGTTGCCGGGCCATATCGCCCTGGGACACGTCCGCTATTCCACCACCGGTTCTTCTCTCCTGGTGAATGCCCAGCCCTTTAGGGTCCAGTATTCGGGCCAGTCCTTTGCCGTGGCCCATAACGGCAACATCCTGAATGCCAGGCAGATCCGGTCGGAACTGGAGGACAGCGGATCCATCTTTCAGACCACCATGGACAGCGAGGTGGTGCTTCATCTTATTGCCCGGCATTACAGGATGGGGCTGGAACAGGCCATGATCCAGGCCATGATGCGAATGCGGGGGGCCTATTCCATGGTGGTCATGACCGAAAAGGGCCTGATTGCGGCAAAGGACCCCAACGGTTTCAGGCCCCTCTGCCTGGGAAGGCTCAACAGCGGGTATGTGGTGGCCTCCGAGACCTGCGCCCTCGACCTGGTGGAGGCGGAATTCATTCGGGAGATCGAGCCGGGCGAGATCGTCATCATCGATGACCAGGGTCTGAAGACCGTACCCTCGGGCATCCCGTCGCACAAGAGCCAGTGTATTTTTGAGCTGATCTATTTCGCGAGACCCGACAGCCGGGTGTTCGGCCAGAATGTGTACATGTTCCGGAAGCGCCAGGGTGAACTGCTGGCCAAAGAATATCCGATCGAGGCGGACCTGGTCATGCCCTTCCCCGATTCAGGGAATTACGCGGCCATCGGCTATGCCCAGGCATCGGGGATTCCCTTCGAGATGGGGATGATCCGGAATCATTACGTGGGAAGGACCTTTATCCAGCCATCCCAGAACATGCGCGATTTCGGGGTCAAGGTGAAGCTCAACCCGGTCCGGGAGCTTCTGAAAGGCCAGAGGGTAATCATCATGGAGGACTCCATCATCCGGGGCACCACGGCCCGGAGCAGGGTCCAGACCTTGCGAAGGATCGGGGCCAGAGAGGTCCACATGCTCGTCAGTTGCCCCCCGCACTGCTTTCCGTGTCATTACGGGATTGATTTTTCCACCAAGGGGGAACTGATCGCGGCCCGAAAATCGGTGGAAGAGATCCGTGATTTTGCAGGCCTGGACAGCCTTGGATATCTGAGCATCGATTCTCTCAAACAGGCCATCGACATCCCTGAAGACGACCTCTGCCTCGCCTGCTTCAACGGAAGATATCCGGTCCCCATCGACGAGGCCTTTTCTAAATATTGCCTGGAACCTGCCTGA
- the hisH gene encoding imidazole glycerol phosphate synthase subunit HisH: MIAIIDYKAGNLRSVERALRGLGFPCRITHDRTRILEADRVVFPGVGAAGQAMADLRQLGLDRVLRRALEEGRPFLGICLGAQVILERSEEDHAACLGLMAGEARSFPVPLPSPENGRLKIPHMGWNGVTQVRKHPVLKGIGPEDEFYFVHAYYPAPASQAHVIGTTDYGIRFPSIIGRRNLIAMQFHPEKSGRPGLQILKNFCEWDGNHAE; the protein is encoded by the coding sequence ATGATCGCAATCATCGACTATAAGGCGGGAAACCTCAGAAGCGTGGAGCGCGCCCTCAGGGGGCTTGGATTTCCATGCCGGATCACGCACGACAGGACCCGGATCCTGGAAGCGGACAGGGTCGTCTTCCCCGGGGTCGGGGCGGCCGGGCAGGCCATGGCCGACCTGAGACAACTCGGTCTGGACCGGGTGTTGCGCCGGGCGCTTGAGGAGGGCCGCCCATTTCTGGGGATATGCCTCGGGGCCCAGGTCATCCTGGAGAGGAGCGAGGAGGACCATGCAGCGTGCCTGGGGCTCATGGCCGGAGAGGCCAGGTCCTTCCCGGTTCCCCTCCCCTCCCCTGAAAACGGACGACTCAAGATCCCCCATATGGGATGGAACGGCGTCACGCAGGTGAGGAAACATCCGGTGCTGAAAGGGATCGGGCCGGAAGATGAGTTTTATTTTGTGCACGCCTATTATCCGGCCCCGGCGTCCCAAGCCCATGTCATCGGAACGACCGACTATGGAATCCGGTTTCCCTCGATCATCGGCAGGAGGAATCTTATCGCCATGCAGTTTCATCCGGAAAAGAGCGGGAGACCGGGCCTTCAAATATTGAAGAACTTCTGCGAATGGGACGGCAACCATGCTGAGTAA
- a CDS encoding TRAP transporter small permease → MRKIIQRCTLYMSYVGMVLLLPMMLLTSSEVIGRAVWSQPIPGSMELSSYMLAAFILLGLAYTQQVKGHVRVTMFVSRLPKAWALILDVITALLSLFIIAVMAWQGWVVGIKEQTVSDMLRIPQFPFRLLVSVGGVFLFLELFLELTDTLKRLVRR, encoded by the coding sequence ATTAGAAAAATAATCCAACGCTGTACACTCTACATGAGTTATGTCGGCATGGTGTTGCTCCTCCCGATGATGCTCCTTACAAGCAGTGAGGTGATAGGCCGGGCAGTGTGGTCCCAGCCTATTCCGGGATCCATGGAGCTCTCAAGTTATATGCTGGCCGCCTTCATTCTCCTGGGCCTCGCCTACACCCAGCAAGTCAAGGGGCATGTTCGTGTCACCATGTTCGTATCCAGGCTTCCGAAAGCATGGGCGCTCATACTCGATGTGATCACCGCCCTTCTGAGTCTGTTCATCATCGCCGTGATGGCCTGGCAGGGCTGGGTCGTGGGAATTAAAGAACAGACCGTATCGGATATGCTCAGGATCCCCCAGTTTCCTTTTCGATTACTCGTTTCAGTAGGGGGGGTATTTCTCTTTCTTGAGCTTTTTCTTGAACTGACGGACACCCTGAAGAGACTTGTGAGGCGATAA
- a CDS encoding TRAP transporter substrate-binding protein, giving the protein MKKGFLGCLVVALFGFFILPAGALAESKSKMHLKFSTWHPPASREVKTVWQPMLETLKKKSDGRITYTLYAGAALGAGPEHYDIVANGLSDMGYFTATWTPGRFPLTDVLSLATWVDGKDIAVDIGNKMYKEALAKEFPGVKMIELNGCIQAFLWTRKPVKSMDDCKGLKIRSPGGHQTHYIKSLGAEPVFMPLGDVYLALETGTIDGLVTCPPLVLAFKLYEVAKYGVVATFGCVSEGVIMNQKSWERTPDDLKPIIKEVCGNPFRTTGGLNQDVYKVMMKEIQDKGVQLTTLTPEQEKEWFAGFQDVTKKWVADLEAKGLPAKDTVLKYNKISQDLGVTCVAFPEEWK; this is encoded by the coding sequence ATGAAAAAAGGTTTTCTGGGCTGTCTAGTGGTTGCGCTGTTCGGTTTTTTTATCCTGCCCGCGGGGGCTCTGGCCGAATCAAAATCCAAGATGCATTTAAAATTCAGCACCTGGCATCCACCTGCAAGCAGGGAAGTCAAAACCGTGTGGCAGCCGATGCTCGAGACGCTAAAGAAGAAAAGCGACGGACGTATCACGTATACACTCTATGCCGGAGCCGCCCTCGGGGCAGGGCCGGAACACTATGATATCGTAGCCAACGGGCTGTCCGATATGGGGTACTTCACTGCGACCTGGACCCCGGGACGTTTTCCCCTGACCGATGTCCTGTCTCTGGCCACCTGGGTGGACGGTAAAGACATCGCTGTGGATATCGGAAACAAGATGTACAAGGAAGCCCTGGCAAAAGAGTTCCCCGGGGTCAAGATGATCGAGCTCAACGGATGTATTCAGGCCTTTCTGTGGACGAGAAAACCGGTAAAATCCATGGACGACTGCAAGGGGCTGAAAATCCGGTCGCCGGGTGGACACCAAACCCATTACATCAAATCTCTGGGAGCGGAACCGGTGTTCATGCCCCTCGGCGACGTCTATCTTGCGCTGGAGACCGGGACGATTGACGGCCTGGTGACCTGCCCGCCCCTGGTACTGGCGTTCAAGCTGTATGAAGTGGCCAAGTACGGCGTGGTCGCGACCTTCGGATGTGTTTCCGAGGGCGTCATCATGAATCAGAAAAGCTGGGAAAGAACCCCGGACGATCTGAAACCCATCATTAAAGAGGTTTGCGGCAATCCCTTCAGGACCACCGGCGGTCTTAACCAGGACGTCTACAAGGTCATGATGAAGGAGATCCAGGACAAGGGCGTGCAGCTCACCACCCTGACCCCGGAGCAGGAGAAAGAATGGTTTGCTGGGTTCCAGGATGTGACCAAGAAATGGGTTGCCGATCTGGAAGCAAAAGGGTTGCCGGCGAAGGATACCGTCTTGAAATATAACAAAATTTCTCAAGATCTGGGCGTCACCTGCGTCGCCTTCCCTGAGGAGTGGAAGTGA